One Malania oleifera isolate guangnan ecotype guangnan chromosome 9, ASM2987363v1, whole genome shotgun sequence DNA segment encodes these proteins:
- the LOC131163406 gene encoding basic form of pathogenesis-related protein 1-like, whose translation MELNKIVSTIAAHFFFMVAFASMSSPISLAQNSLQDYLNAHNAAHGEVGVVPMVWNDTVAAYAQHYVLVRAAECNLEHLYEDPTILSIQYNHSFPQNFESSRSELGQESYAQITE comes from the coding sequence ATGGAGTTAAATAAGATTGTATCAACCATTGCTGCTCATTTCTTCTTCATGGTAGCCTTCGCCAGCATGTCATCTCCCATCTCACTTGCCCAAAACTCACTGCAAGACTACTTAAACGCCCACAATGCAGCCCACGGGGAGGTGGGCGTTGTGCCCATGGTTTGGAACGACACGGTGGCTGCCTATGCTCAACACTACGTGCTGGTGAGGGCTGCTGAGTGCAACTTGGAGCACTTGTATGAAGACCCAACAATTCTGTCAATTCAATATAACCATTCTTTTCctcagaattttgaatcgtctcgatcggagcttggacaaGAAAGTTACGCTCAGATTACAGAGTAA